From the Deltaproteobacteria bacterium genome, one window contains:
- the otsB gene encoding trehalose-phosphatase, whose translation MGWVLGIEYWVLGANAYRTSRKELRVFTIDTAEYDAVIFDLDGVVTQTAKVHAAAWKALFDEYLEKRKGKGYRPFDPDADYRRYVDGKPRYDGVQSFLVSRDIDLPYGSPDDSSDMETICGLGNRKNEYFQKYLKRDGVEVYHAATDLIRQLRDAGIRTAVVSSSKNCVPVLKASGIADLFDVKIDGVDSEERGLPGKPAPDIFLEAAAELGVDPGRSVVVEDAIVGVQAGKKGGFGCVIWVNRKGHNQTSYENQADMVVTDLSQLGIAQTHDLPSALEAQGEIARRLSKGRTAVFLDYDGTLTPIVSRPEDAVLSDAMRHVLRELAERCTVSVLSGRDLPDVKEKVGIENLVYAGSHGFDIAGPQDRHITSQQGTSFLPTLDKAQQDLNKELSNIPGAMVERKKFSIAVHYRNVKAERASDVSNIVNRVHADYPELRKSEGKKVFELQPGIDWDKGKALLWLLEKLGLDQPDVIPMYIGDDVTDEDAFKVLADRGIGIVVQEAPRPSAAQYRLNDTDEVYRFLHWVVGIG comes from the coding sequence ATGGGCTGGGTGTTAGGTATTGAGTATTGGGTATTGGGGGCAAACGCATATCGCACATCGCGAAAGGAGCTGCGGGTGTTTACCATTGATACAGCAGAATACGACGCGGTGATATTCGATTTGGACGGGGTGGTGACCCAGACGGCGAAGGTCCATGCCGCGGCATGGAAGGCGCTTTTTGACGAATACCTCGAGAAGCGGAAAGGGAAAGGGTACCGACCGTTTGACCCCGATGCTGATTACCGGCGGTATGTGGACGGCAAGCCGCGGTATGACGGGGTTCAGAGTTTTTTAGTCTCACGCGATATCGACCTTCCGTACGGTTCGCCGGACGATTCATCCGACATGGAAACCATTTGCGGACTTGGCAACCGGAAAAATGAATACTTTCAAAAGTATCTGAAGAGAGATGGCGTAGAGGTTTACCATGCCGCCACGGATCTTATCCGTCAGTTGAGGGATGCCGGCATACGGACGGCGGTCGTCTCTTCCAGTAAGAATTGCGTCCCGGTGCTGAAGGCTTCGGGGATTGCGGATTTGTTTGATGTCAAAATTGACGGCGTAGACTCGGAAGAACGGGGGCTGCCAGGCAAGCCCGCACCGGATATTTTCCTGGAGGCCGCTGCGGAGCTTGGCGTGGATCCTGGACGGTCCGTCGTTGTGGAGGATGCCATCGTTGGTGTGCAGGCAGGGAAAAAAGGGGGCTTTGGCTGTGTGATTTGGGTAAACCGGAAGGGACATAATCAGACCTCGTACGAAAACCAGGCGGACATGGTGGTAACCGATCTTTCTCAGCTTGGGATTGCCCAAACCCACGATCTTCCCTCCGCGCTTGAGGCACAGGGGGAGATTGCCCGCCGGCTTTCGAAGGGCCGCACGGCCGTATTTCTGGATTATGACGGGACCTTGACCCCTATCGTATCGCGGCCTGAAGACGCCGTTCTCTCCGATGCCATGCGGCATGTACTCAGGGAATTGGCAGAACGCTGTACCGTGTCTGTTCTCAGCGGAAGAGATCTTCCCGATGTCAAAGAAAAGGTGGGGATCGAGAACCTTGTTTATGCCGGAAGCCACGGCTTCGACATTGCAGGCCCCCAAGACCGGCACATAACATCCCAGCAGGGCACGTCCTTTCTTCCCACCCTGGACAAGGCCCAGCAAGACCTGAACAAGGAATTATCCAACATCCCTGGTGCGATGGTGGAACGTAAGAAGTTCTCCATTGCCGTCCATTACCGCAATGTTAAAGCAGAAAGAGCTTCCGACGTATCAAATATTGTAAACAGGGTCCATGCCGACTACCCGGAACTGCGCAAATCCGAGGGGAAGAAGGTATTCGAATTGCAGCCCGGGATAGACTGGGATAAGGGAAAGGCGCTCTTGTGGCTGCTGGAAAAGCTGGGGCTCGATCAACCCGACGTTATCCCCATGTATATCGGGGATGATGTCACCGATGAGGATGCGTTCAAGGTCCTGGCAGATCGGGGGATCGGCATCGTGGTACAGGAAGCGCCCCGCCCCTCCGCAGCGCAGTACCGGCTGAACGATACGGATGAGGTCTATCGGTTCCTGCATTGGGTAGTGGGAATTGGGTAG
- the ligA gene encoding NAD-dependent DNA ligase LigA produces the protein MDFKKNPDIDFKDVDKLSREEARKEVEALREGIEYHDYLYYVKNQPRISDAVYDKLFQRLEKLEEAFPDLLSDTSPTQRVGAEPVDELKKVAHAELMLSLNSALEEKDVRNFHDFMRRNTKGKTVEYVLEPKFDGLSIEVVYEKGRFQYGATRGNGEVGEDISENVKTIRVIPMHLQDGTGLPDFLSVRGEVFMTKQGFQQLNRERIEKGQDPFANPRNAAAGTMRQLDPKNVAGRPLDIFFYEILNIEGDGLASHWEALKQFDRWGLKTNPHREKASGFEAIASYHEKMSRRRDDLEYEIDGIVIKVDSYEQRAKLGVRQRSPRWAYAWKFSPKREVTILEEIVVQVGRTGVLTPVALLQPVDVGGVTVSRATLHNEDEVKKKDVRPGDKVRIVRAGDVIPEVMERVKAPGKKRQKPFSMPTKCPACGAKIFREGAYYFCPAGLSCPPQVVGRIVHYASRDALDISGLGEKTAQDMVQKGLVNDVADLYTLSAKDLLKLDGFAQKSATQLHDAIQETKHLPLDRFLYALGIRHVGRRMARVLGERFQNLEALKEATKNDLENTEEIGPEIARAVTQFFAEDINKQVLARLEKEGVEPNEMSGKQKALPLQGKVFVFTGKLKNYTRNEAQRRVEDLGGRATSSVSGETDYVVAGADPGSKLDDAKNQGVRIIDEEDFKKMIQG, from the coding sequence ATGGACTTCAAGAAAAATCCTGACATTGATTTTAAAGATGTGGATAAGCTGAGCCGGGAAGAGGCCCGCAAAGAGGTGGAGGCCTTGAGAGAGGGGATCGAATATCACGACTATCTCTACTATGTCAAGAACCAGCCCCGGATCTCGGATGCTGTCTATGACAAACTCTTCCAGCGTCTGGAAAAACTGGAGGAGGCATTCCCGGATCTTCTTTCCGACACCTCTCCTACGCAGCGGGTGGGGGCCGAACCTGTGGACGAGTTGAAGAAGGTGGCGCACGCCGAGCTTATGCTCAGCCTGAATTCAGCCCTGGAAGAGAAAGATGTCCGCAACTTCCATGATTTCATGCGCCGCAACACCAAAGGGAAAACGGTCGAATATGTACTGGAGCCCAAGTTCGATGGACTCTCCATAGAAGTGGTCTACGAGAAAGGACGCTTCCAGTATGGCGCCACGCGCGGAAACGGAGAGGTAGGCGAAGATATCTCGGAAAATGTCAAGACCATCCGGGTGATTCCCATGCATCTGCAGGATGGAACGGGTTTGCCCGATTTTCTCTCGGTCCGGGGAGAGGTCTTTATGACCAAACAGGGATTTCAGCAGTTGAACCGCGAGCGCATCGAAAAGGGACAGGATCCATTCGCCAATCCTCGGAATGCAGCTGCAGGCACCATGCGGCAGCTGGACCCAAAAAATGTGGCAGGGAGGCCGCTGGATATCTTTTTCTATGAAATACTCAATATCGAAGGGGATGGCCTTGCTTCCCACTGGGAGGCATTGAAGCAGTTCGACCGGTGGGGACTCAAGACAAACCCTCACCGTGAAAAGGCCTCCGGTTTTGAGGCCATTGCGTCGTATCATGAAAAGATGTCAAGACGGCGAGACGATCTGGAATACGAGATAGACGGGATTGTCATCAAGGTGGACAGTTATGAGCAAAGGGCGAAACTCGGGGTGCGGCAGCGGAGCCCCCGATGGGCTTATGCCTGGAAGTTCTCGCCCAAGAGGGAAGTGACTATCCTGGAGGAGATTGTAGTTCAGGTAGGAAGAACGGGTGTGCTGACGCCGGTAGCCCTTCTCCAGCCTGTGGACGTGGGGGGTGTTACGGTCAGCCGGGCCACCCTGCACAATGAAGACGAGGTCAAGAAAAAGGATGTGCGACCCGGCGACAAGGTGCGTATCGTACGGGCGGGGGACGTCATACCCGAGGTTATGGAACGCGTCAAGGCACCTGGCAAAAAGCGACAGAAACCATTCTCCATGCCCACTAAATGTCCGGCCTGTGGGGCCAAGATCTTCAGGGAGGGTGCGTATTATTTTTGTCCTGCCGGCCTTTCCTGCCCCCCTCAGGTTGTCGGCAGGATCGTTCACTACGCTTCGAGAGATGCGCTGGATATCAGCGGGCTGGGAGAGAAGACAGCTCAGGATATGGTCCAAAAGGGTCTTGTGAATGATGTTGCGGATCTTTACACCCTCTCGGCGAAAGATCTGCTCAAACTGGACGGTTTTGCACAGAAATCCGCTACACAGCTTCACGATGCCATACAGGAGACGAAGCATCTCCCGCTGGACAGATTCCTGTACGCCCTGGGCATTCGCCACGTGGGTCGTCGAATGGCGAGGGTACTGGGGGAACGCTTTCAAAACCTGGAGGCCCTCAAAGAAGCGACTAAGAATGACCTGGAAAACACTGAGGAGATAGGGCCTGAAATCGCGCGGGCGGTGACCCAGTTTTTTGCAGAAGACATAAATAAACAAGTTTTGGCACGCCTCGAGAAAGAAGGCGTAGAGCCAAATGAGATGAGCGGTAAGCAAAAGGCACTGCCGCTTCAAGGCAAGGTCTTTGTTTTTACAGGAAAACTGAAAAATTATACGCGAAATGAGGCCCAAAGACGTGTGGAAGATCTGGGGGGCCGTGCCACTTCAAGCGTCAGCGGGGAAACAGACTATGTGGTTGCAGGGGCAGATCCTGGAAGCAAACTGGACGATGCCAAAAATCAGGGAGTTCGGATCATTGATGAAGAGGACTTCAAAAAAATGATACAGGGATAG
- a CDS encoding response regulator transcription factor: MMPDILIVDDSEAFREMLKSILISGFPAMRVREAQDGNRAVQAVETKVPELIFLDVRLPDENGFELTRRLKVAHADVIIIMMTSYDSPEYKKAAFDAGTDFFMSKKTSTPEDILQRIASIFPSG, from the coding sequence ATGATGCCTGACATCTTGATTGTGGATGATAGCGAAGCATTCCGGGAAATGTTGAAAAGCATATTGATCTCAGGATTTCCCGCTATGCGGGTCAGGGAGGCACAGGATGGAAACAGGGCCGTCCAGGCAGTGGAAACAAAGGTCCCTGAACTTATTTTTCTGGATGTGCGATTGCCGGACGAAAACGGCTTTGAGTTGACCAGAAGATTGAAGGTGGCACATGCCGATGTGATTATCATTATGATGACCAGCTACGATTCGCCCGAGTACAAAAAGGCTGCCTTTGACGCGGGGACGGATTTCTTTATGTCCAAAAAGACATCAACCCCCGAGGACATCCTCCAAAGGATAGCATCCATATTCCCTTCCGGTTGA
- a CDS encoding glycoside hydrolase family 65 protein translates to MTVWSLVYEDFNPDQEKLREALCTLGNGYFATRGASPESEADDIHYPGTYLAGGYNRLKTEIKGKVIENEDLVNLPNWLTLGFRYPGGEWFDLTRVDILEYRQELDMKRGLLLRTVLFKDLEGRRTILKERRLVHMAEPHLAALEIVFTPENWSGEVEFRSALDGRVTNDGVPRYRGLNSNHLETLEARAVDEETLFLKVRTRQSGLKIAQAARTRVSRNGDVLDVERGAVAEPGYTAHHFTLQVEKGTDLCVEKVMALFTSRDYASAECGLEALKFVKRAGGFDALLKTTALAWKHLWRRFDIEYQEKAPPVDDRTGMILHLYTFHLLQSTSTHTMDLDVGVPSRGWHGEAYRGHIFWDELFIFPFLDLRVPEITRSLLMYRYRRIHEARAAARQEGYRGAMYPWQSGSNGREETQRIHLNPKSGRWIPDHSRHQRHVNTAIAHNICQYYQATQDMEFLSFYGAEMILEIARFWSSISSYNPDLDRYEILGVMGPDEYHEAYPDSDKPGVNNNAYTNIMAVWVLTEALKVLERLPEDRKNELCEVLALEDEELALWEDISRRMRIVFHGDGIISQFEGYDKLKEFDWDGYREKYGDIQRLDRILEAEGDSPNNYKASKQADVLMLFYLFSSEELNNLFDRLGYPFEYETIPKNIDYYIERTSHGSTLSRVVHSWVLARRDRPRSWNLFTEALESDISDIQGGTTPEGIHLGAMAGCINMIQMGYTGLEIRGDVLWFNPCLPEQLERLRMQIRYRGQTLAIDIFSDKLIITACKCAEAPIQIGVKDQVFTLRENETKAIQWLDHEVKEVTE, encoded by the coding sequence ATGACGGTCTGGTCCTTGGTCTACGAAGATTTCAATCCGGATCAGGAAAAGCTTCGGGAAGCGCTTTGCACTCTCGGAAACGGCTATTTTGCCACACGCGGGGCATCCCCCGAATCAGAAGCCGATGACATCCACTACCCTGGAACCTATCTGGCAGGGGGATACAACCGCCTCAAGACGGAAATCAAGGGTAAGGTGATTGAGAACGAGGACCTGGTCAATCTGCCCAACTGGCTCACTCTGGGCTTCCGTTACCCCGGTGGAGAATGGTTCGATCTGACCCGGGTGGACATCCTTGAGTATCGTCAGGAATTGGACATGAAGAGAGGCCTTCTCTTACGCACCGTCCTTTTCAAAGACCTGGAGGGGAGGCGCACCATCCTGAAAGAACGCCGGCTGGTGCACATGGCCGAGCCCCACCTGGCGGCCCTGGAGATTGTCTTTACCCCTGAAAACTGGTCCGGAGAGGTGGAGTTTCGATCGGCCCTGGATGGAAGGGTGACCAATGACGGGGTCCCTCGCTACCGGGGGCTCAACAGCAACCACCTGGAGACTCTGGAAGCCAGGGCCGTGGATGAAGAAACCCTCTTTCTCAAAGTCCGGACCAGGCAGTCCGGACTTAAGATCGCGCAGGCGGCAAGGACCCGCGTCTCAAGAAACGGCGATGTCCTGGACGTTGAAAGGGGCGCCGTTGCAGAGCCCGGTTACACGGCCCATCACTTCACCCTCCAGGTGGAAAAAGGAACGGACCTTTGCGTGGAAAAGGTCATGGCCCTTTTCACCTCAAGAGATTACGCCTCAGCCGAGTGCGGCCTCGAGGCGCTGAAATTCGTTAAACGGGCCGGGGGCTTTGATGCGTTGCTTAAAACGACCGCCCTGGCTTGGAAGCACCTGTGGCGCCGTTTTGATATCGAGTACCAGGAAAAAGCGCCCCCTGTGGACGATCGCACAGGGATGATTCTGCATCTCTATACCTTTCATCTCCTCCAGAGCACCTCCACGCACACCATGGACCTGGACGTGGGCGTTCCCTCGAGGGGATGGCATGGAGAAGCCTATCGGGGGCATATCTTCTGGGATGAACTCTTTATTTTTCCGTTCCTCGACCTTCGGGTCCCTGAAATTACCCGCTCCCTTCTCATGTATCGATACCGCCGTATCCACGAGGCCCGCGCCGCGGCCCGGCAGGAAGGTTACCGGGGCGCCATGTACCCGTGGCAGAGCGGAAGCAATGGGCGGGAAGAAACCCAGCGGATCCATCTGAACCCCAAATCCGGTCGGTGGATTCCGGATCATTCCCGGCACCAGCGCCATGTGAACACGGCCATTGCACATAACATCTGCCAATACTACCAGGCCACTCAGGACATGGAGTTCCTGTCTTTTTACGGCGCAGAGATGATTTTGGAGATCGCCCGGTTCTGGTCCAGCATTTCGAGCTACAACCCTGATCTGGACCGCTACGAAATCCTCGGCGTCATGGGTCCGGATGAGTATCATGAGGCTTATCCGGATTCCGACAAACCCGGAGTGAACAACAATGCCTACACCAATATCATGGCGGTGTGGGTCTTGACCGAGGCCCTGAAAGTGCTGGAGCGTCTCCCGGAAGACCGGAAGAATGAGCTTTGCGAGGTCCTGGCCCTGGAAGACGAAGAGCTGGCACTCTGGGAGGATATCAGCCGCAGGATGCGCATAGTCTTCCACGGCGACGGAATTATCAGCCAGTTCGAGGGCTATGACAAACTCAAAGAATTTGATTGGGACGGATACAGGGAAAAGTATGGGGATATTCAAAGACTGGACAGGATCCTTGAAGCCGAAGGCGATTCTCCGAACAACTATAAGGCTTCCAAGCAGGCCGATGTGCTCATGTTGTTTTACCTCTTTTCATCTGAGGAGCTGAATAATCTCTTTGACCGGCTGGGGTATCCTTTCGAGTACGAGACCATACCCAAAAACATCGATTATTACATAGAGCGAACCAGCCACGGATCGACCCTTAGCCGGGTGGTTCACTCCTGGGTCCTTGCCAGGAGAGACAGGCCCCGGTCATGGAATCTTTTTACCGAGGCCCTGGAGAGCGATATTTCCGACATTCAGGGAGGAACCACCCCCGAAGGCATTCATTTAGGCGCCATGGCCGGGTGCATCAACATGATCCAGATGGGGTACACAGGCCTGGAAATCCGGGGCGACGTGCTGTGGTTCAACCCCTGCCTCCCCGAACAACTGGAACGGTTGCGCATGCAGATTCGTTATCGGGGACAAACCCTCGCCATAGACATATTTTCCGACAAACTCATCATTACGGCCTGCAAGTGTGCGGAAGCCCCCATACAGATCGGCGTCAAGGATCAGGTATTTACCCTCCGGGAAAATGAAACCAAAGCGATCCAATGGCTGGATCATGAGGTGAAGGAGGTTACGGAATAA
- a CDS encoding MarR family transcriptional regulator, translated as MKKQITIGVGDAESTAADFVEAWKRAERGEELQVDQRLYFENLETLLKTLSPGRWILLRKLRTSGPMSVRTLAKGLERDYKNVHTDVHRLEMTGLIARTKDNQIEVPWDIVEARLKLAA; from the coding sequence ATGAAAAAGCAAATCACAATCGGGGTGGGTGACGCTGAAAGCACGGCCGCGGATTTTGTTGAGGCCTGGAAGCGAGCCGAACGCGGGGAAGAGTTGCAGGTTGATCAGCGGCTGTATTTCGAAAACTTGGAGACCCTCCTCAAGACACTCTCCCCCGGCAGGTGGATCTTACTGAGAAAACTGCGCACAAGCGGTCCAATGAGCGTCCGCACTCTGGCAAAAGGATTGGAGCGCGATTACAAGAACGTGCATACAGATGTCCATCGATTAGAAATGACAGGTCTGATTGCCCGGACCAAAGACAACCAGATCGAGGTGCCCTGGGATATCGTGGAAGCCCGACTCAAACTGGCGGCTTAA
- a CDS encoding PRC-barrel domain-containing protein → MLRSLSATENYVLSAKDGDIGRCKDFLFDDEFWTIRYMVADTGKWLPGRKVLISPISLGEPDWLQRRFSVNLTKEQIENSPPLDEHAPVSRRYEKRYFGYYYWPYYWTGGDIWGAAPYPPAVPVEYPEELEEEEKDPEKSHLRSVKEVTGYDIQPTDGRVGHVEDFIVDDETWTIRYMVVDTRKWLPGRKVLVSPEWIETIAWGENTVSVDLSTEEIKQSPEYDPAEPVNREYELRLYDFYGRPTYWK, encoded by the coding sequence ATGCTGCGAAGTCTAAGTGCAACGGAGAATTATGTTCTTTCCGCCAAAGACGGCGATATCGGTCGCTGCAAGGATTTTCTCTTTGACGATGAATTCTGGACAATTCGCTATATGGTGGCTGACACGGGAAAATGGCTGCCCGGCAGAAAGGTTCTGATATCGCCTATTTCCCTCGGGGAACCCGATTGGCTTCAGCGGCGGTTTTCAGTAAATCTGACCAAGGAACAGATCGAAAACAGCCCGCCGCTTGATGAACATGCGCCGGTATCGCGACGTTATGAAAAAAGGTATTTCGGGTATTATTACTGGCCCTATTACTGGACCGGTGGAGATATCTGGGGTGCAGCGCCATATCCCCCCGCAGTGCCGGTTGAGTATCCCGAAGAGCTGGAGGAGGAAGAGAAAGATCCGGAGAAAAGCCACCTCAGATCCGTCAAAGAGGTGACCGGTTATGATATCCAGCCAACGGACGGTAGAGTCGGTCACGTAGAAGACTTTATCGTCGATGATGAGACATGGACCATCCGATATATGGTGGTAGATACCCGGAAATGGCTGCCGGGACGAAAGGTTCTGGTCTCGCCGGAATGGATTGAGACAATAGCTTGGGGGGAGAACACGGTATCGGTTGATCTGAGTACCGAAGAGATCAAACAAAGCCCTGAATACGATCCTGCCGAACCGGTCAACAGGGAATACGAACTGCGGCTCTATGATTTTTACGGCAGACCGACCTATTGGAAATAG
- a CDS encoding DUF6516 family protein, with product MKARLIYREKFIYADSAIREMVLWQLPEKSKDRPHGLKYRLYYGLHDGTCLIRYDNESGKGDHKHVHGREEPFRFENVETLVADFLQEIEKVRKEYR from the coding sequence ATGAAGGCCAGGCTCATATATCGTGAGAAATTCATTTATGCTGACAGCGCCATTCGCGAAATGGTTCTTTGGCAGCTTCCTGAAAAGAGCAAGGATAGGCCTCATGGATTGAAGTACCGCCTTTATTACGGGCTTCATGACGGAACCTGCCTGATTCGCTATGACAATGAATCAGGCAAGGGTGATCACAAACACGTTCATGGCCGCGAAGAACCTTTTCGCTTTGAGAACGTTGAAACACTGGTGGCGGATTTCCTTCAAGAAATCGAGAAGGTTAGAAAGGAATACAGATGA
- a CDS encoding DUF72 domain-containing protein, translated as MAGLENVHVGTSGWHYKHWEGAFYPDDIRNKDYLAYYAQHFHTVEINNSFYRLPTAETLKAWRKTVPEGFKFAVKASRYITHMKKLKDPKEPLNTFLNRVDVLGDKLGPILFQLPPRWRFNPDRFYDFLEVLPGDHRYAFEFRDTSWMNPAVYEAMDMFGTAFCIYDLAGYLSPKEVTADLIYVRLHGPEGAYKGKYTISALSGWAGAFSTWTDMGREVFCYFDNDEAAYAAQNALKLQEMIMK; from the coding sequence ATGGCAGGGCTGGAAAACGTACATGTGGGCACTTCGGGCTGGCATTATAAGCACTGGGAAGGAGCTTTTTATCCCGACGACATACGGAACAAAGACTATCTTGCATATTATGCTCAGCATTTCCATACGGTGGAAATAAACAATTCCTTTTACCGGCTTCCCACAGCGGAGACCCTGAAGGCATGGCGCAAGACCGTCCCGGAAGGATTCAAATTTGCCGTAAAAGCCAGCCGCTATATCACCCACATGAAAAAGCTGAAAGATCCCAAAGAGCCCTTGAACACCTTTCTGAACAGGGTGGATGTCCTGGGAGACAAACTCGGTCCGATCCTCTTTCAACTACCTCCCCGATGGCGCTTTAATCCGGACCGATTCTATGATTTTCTGGAGGTATTGCCCGGGGATCACCGGTATGCCTTTGAGTTTCGAGACACGTCCTGGATGAACCCTGCGGTCTACGAGGCCATGGATATGTTCGGGACGGCTTTCTGCATCTACGATCTGGCCGGATACCTCTCTCCCAAAGAGGTTACCGCGGACCTCATCTACGTTCGACTCCACGGGCCCGAAGGGGCCTACAAGGGGAAATACACGATTTCGGCGCTTTCCGGATGGGCGGGCGCCTTTTCCACCTGGACGGACATGGGGAGAGAGGTGTTCTGTTATTTTGACAATGACGAGGCGGCATATGCCGCTCAAAATGCATTGAAGCTGCAGGAAATGATAATGAAGTAG